The following DNA comes from Methylophilus sp. 5.
CCAGTCACGGCAAGTCACGCGGTTACCGGTCCAGTTATGAAAATACTCGTGACCAATCACGCCTTCCACACTCATAAAGTCGCTATCGGTCGCGGTTTCCTGATGCGCCAGTACCAGCGCAGTGTTAAACACATTGAGCGAGGTGTTTTCCATCGCGCCCATATTAAAATCGCTCACCGCGACAATATTGAATAGCTCCAACTGGTATTCGCGGCCATATACCTCTTCATCCCATTTCATGGATTTTTTCAGCGATTCCATCGCATGGCTGCACTGGCTTTCGTCGCCTGAACGCACATAAATATGCAAATCCACTTTGCGGCCCGTCATAGTCGTAAACGTATCCGCCACGAGCTCCAAATCACCGGCCACCAGCGCAAACAAATAACATGGTTTTGGAAAAGGGTCATGCCAAACGGTGTAATGACGGCCATCGGCCAATTCGCCAGCATCCTGCAAATTACCGTTGGAAAGCAACACCGGAAACGCCTTGGCATCCGCCTCAATACGCACGGTAAACACGCTCAACACATCCGGGCGGTCCTGGTAATACGTAATGCGCCTGAAACCTTCGGCCTCGCACTGCGTGCAATACGTGCCTTGCGATTGATACAACCCTTCCAGAGCCGTGTTCGCTGCCGGGTCAATCTCGCTGACGATGGTGAGCGTGAATGCATCACCCGGATTCGCGATGGTCATTTGCCCATCAGCCACCGTGTAATCGCTCAATGGCTGGCCATTTTTGGAGACCGATACAATCGTCTGACCTTCACCATCCAGCACCAAGTCATGAGTCGCACTCGCCGGGTTTTTCACATACTTAACGATAGACGTGACAATGGTTTTGCCTGGCAACAGGTTAAAACTCAAATTCACCTGCTCGGCCAGATAAGGCGCTGGGGTGTAATCTTTGAGATAAATGGTTTTTGGTGCAACAGCGTTTTCGGTTCGCATGGAAAAATGACCTGAATAAGTATTAGCTTGATTATATTTGAGAGTTAAAACTGAGGAATAGGTTTAATCATTAAACCAGTCAACAACAACCAAATTAGGGATGCGATTAAACTCCCTGACATTATTAGTAACTACAGTAAGGTTTTGACTTAGCGCATGCGCACCAATCATCAAATCCATCGCCCCGATGGGCGTGCCTTTTCTTTCGAGGCTTGCGCGTAAAACACCATAATAGTTTGCCGCAGACTCATCAAATACCGCAATTTCTAAAGGTAAAATAAAGTCATCCAAAGCAGCCTGATTTCTTTCCTGAAACTGACTTTTAGCAACACCATAGCGTAACTCGGCCAAGGTGACACTCGAAATACAAATATCACCAACTTGAAAATCATTAAATTTTTTAATTACTCCGGCAGGTTTTTGCTTAATCAAAGCAATGCAGATATTGGTATCCAGCATGAGCCTCATTAAAACAGGTCCTCACGCGCTTGTGGCACTGGTTGCGCACGATCGTCCATAAAGTCGTCACTAAACTTATCCAGGCTGTTCAATAACACATCCCACGACTGGTTAGCAGGTAACAAAATCACGGCATTCCCTGAACGCTTGATAATGACTTCATCACCCTCAAAACGAAACTCTTTGGGCAATCGAACCGCTTGGCTTTGACCGTTTTGAAATAACTTGGCAGTTTTCATGGGCGCCCCATATTTAAATATATACTAAAAGTATATTCTTTAAAACATTAGTGTCAATAACTACTTTTTCAAATGTAGCCATTGCACGCTCATAAAATAGTTAGGCGTTGAAAAAGGCCGCTGGGCTGATATTTGGTTGGCCGAGCAGACCGCCTATGAACTTGTCGTAGACGAGGGAAAGGGTGGATGGTCTAATGACACCATTGAGTAGTAGCATGTTACTAGAATAGTCGAAGCTAAAATGCCACATTGCAAGAGCCGACCCCGATGAATATGGGTGCGGAGCGGCAAACACGTATTAATGAAGCATTGAAGAAAATAAATACAATTTAATTTACTCCAACTCTACAAAACTTGACTAACAGCCCTCTTTTATTCCACACTCCACCGAATAACTAACGACCAATAAACTGCCGATGTATCGATCTGAACTACACTCTATCTTAGTGCAAGCACTTGAAGAGGCTAAATGGACTCGCTCCACTCGCGACGAAGATAACTTTCGACAGGTAATTTGCTCTCATTTGTACAAAAACATTTCACCAAATAATACTGAAATTCCATCGACACGCTCAGGATCTGGTGATATTCGAATTTTTGGTAGAAAAATTGAACTGAAGTATGTTAATGCAGAAAAAAGAGACAAACTAGACACACTATTGGCCGATATCGATAATTTGATAGATTCAAAGGTAGAGTTTTGTATAGTTGCAATTCGTTTCACAGGTGATCACAAAGATAACCATCTAGCCCGCGCTGTAGATCTCCCGCTACTGACCTCTAACTGTGCGATTATGCCAATCGCTGATCATCCTCCACACAACTATTATGGACCAGGTATTTTTCTACCAGCTTGCTATCTTCATGCCATCCATCGCATTTCTATTACTGAAAATGGAAAAAGCAAAAAAACCAACTCTTACATTTCCGTTGAGCGTGTTCATAATATTGAAAGGTCTTGCTTTTTGAAAGTAGGTAATAACACTTTACATGTTGACGTTATAGGATCAAAGGAAGACGGGTTACTGACTTTTCTGTACAAGAGGGCTGACAATATAAAAATCGATTCTTTACAAACCCCACAAGACATTACTGTTCCCTACAAACCAACTCCACTTAAGGTGGCATCAATTGAACGCGTAAACATCTCTACAGAACCTGAGCTACCAGGTCGTAAGGTTACGCTAATCGAACAGAATATGGCCTTATTTAAAATCACATAACAAATTTCACTCAATAGCAAAAACGGGGGCAGGTCTTGCAAAGCAACATTTCAAACATAGTGATACCGACACGCCACAATCTGCAACTCTGATTCAGTCACCCGATATACCAATCGATTCACATCATCAATCCGGCGTGACCAAAAGCCAGTTAAATCGCCCTTAAGCGGCTCTGGCTTGGCGATACCAGTAAATGGCTCGCGGGCGGATGCTTCAATCAGCATATTGATTCGTTTGAGTGTTTTTTTATCCTGCGTTTGCCAGTAGAGATAATCCTCCCAGG
Coding sequences within:
- a CDS encoding AbrB/MazE/SpoVT family DNA-binding domain-containing protein encodes the protein MKTAKLFQNGQSQAVRLPKEFRFEGDEVIIKRSGNAVILLPANQSWDVLLNSLDKFSDDFMDDRAQPVPQAREDLF
- a CDS encoding type II toxin-antitoxin system VapC family toxin: MLDTNICIALIKQKPAGVIKKFNDFQVGDICISSVTLAELRYGVAKSQFQERNQAALDDFILPLEIAVFDESAANYYGVLRASLERKGTPIGAMDLMIGAHALSQNLTVVTNNVREFNRIPNLVVVDWFND
- a CDS encoding Txe/YoeB family addiction module toxin, producing the protein MMARLIVFTPKAWEDYLYWQTQDKKTLKRINMLIEASAREPFTGIAKPEPLKGDLTGFWSRRIDDVNRLVYRVTESELQIVACRYHYV